The Mesorhizobium opportunistum WSM2075 DNA window CCTCGATGCATGGCCCGACATTCTTGCCCGATGCGGCAAGAACAAAGGCCTGCGACTGATCAGCCAGCCTTCCCCAAGACGTGCAAGGGTAAGGCCGCGAGGCGGTGCCGACAATCGCTATCTCTGCGGATGCAGACCAGGGGTATCCGGAACCGGCCAGGCTTGCGCCCGACCGGCTCCGTTGCCTGAGCTCTTACTTCGCCGGCTTGTACCAGCTGTCGAGGCCGGTCTGCAGCTTCTTGGCCGCTGCTTCGGGCGTATCGGTGCCGTTGATGACGTTGGCCGATTCAACCCAGGTCTCGTTCTCGAGGTTCGGCGTGCCGCGCGACAGGATCTGGTAGGTCGAGCGGATCGTCGACTTGCACTTGCCGCGCCAGGAGACGAATTCCTGCGCCAGCGGGTCTTCCATCTTCACCGGCGCGGAGTTCAGGCTGAAGAAGCCCGGCAGCGCGTTGGCGTAGATGGTGGCGAAGTCGGGCGAGGCGACCCAGGACAAGAACGTCTTGGCCGCATCGGCATTCTTCGACGCTGCGTTCAGGCCCATGCCGATATCGGTATGGTCCGAGATGTAGCAGGTGTCGCCGGCCTTCTCGACCGGCGGCGGGAAGGCGCCCATCTTGAACTGGGCCTGGGTGTTGAACAGGCCGATTTCCCACGAGCCGGCCGGGTAGATGGCGGCGCGGCCGAGCGTGAACAGGTTCTGGCTGTCCGGATAGGTCTGCGCCTCGAAGCCGTCGCCGAGATACGGCTTCCACTTGGCCAGTTCCTCATACGGGGCAACCCAGTCCTTGTCGGTCAGCTTCTGATCGCCCTTGATCAGCGCCGCACGGCCGTCTTCGCCCTTCCAGTAGTTGGGGCCGATGTTCTGGTAGCCCATGGTCGCGGCTTCCCAGAGGTCCTTGGTGCCCATCGCCATCGGGATGTAGGTGCCGTCGGCCTTGATCTTGTCGAGTGCTGCAAAGAACTCGTCGCGGGTCTGCGGCACCTTGATGCCGAGCTTGTCGAAGGCGTCCTTGTTGTAGATGAAGCCGTGGATGACCGAGGCCATCGGCACGCAGAAGCTCGCCTTGCCGTCATCGGTCTGCCAGGCGGACTTGGCCACCGGCGAGAAATTCTCCATGCCGGGCAGCGCGGAGAGGTCGGCGAGGTTGCCCTTCTTGAACAGTTCGAGCGACTTGTCGAACGGGCGGCAAGTGATCAGGTCGCCCGCCGAGCCGGCGGCGAGCTTGGCGCCGAGTGCTGCGTCATACTCGGTCGGAGCCGATGGCGCGAACACCACCTTGATGCCTGGGTTCTTGGCTTCGAAGGCCGGGATCAGCTTGTCCTTCCAGATGGCAAGGTCGTCGCCGCGCCAGCTTTCGATGTTGAGGGTTACGTCGGCGGCGTGAGCCAACCCGGCCGAGCCGAGAATGCTGGTGCCCAGAAGCAGTGCCGTCAGTAGTTTCGTTGTCATGCTCAGTCTCCCTGTTGACCTTTTTCAGGTTCGGTTTTGATGAGAACAGGGGCTTTTGACCCCTTGCTCCCCTCGTAAGCCCGTTTCACCCCGATGGAAATCGGGATGAAACAAGCCCTACTTCTTTGTTCGAGCACGATCTTTTCCGAAAAGTGGGTTCCACTTTTCGGGATCATGCTCCAGCGCGGAAAGGGCTGGCCTCAGCTTCTGGCCGGTCCCCTCCAGTATCTTCCGCGCCGCATCGGCATTGTCGGCGCCGGCGGCTAGCAGAATGGCGGTCTTGACCGCGCCGCCACTCTTCTCGAGCAGTTGGGCGGCTTCGTCCCTGCCGCGTCCGCTGACGGCGGCGACAATGCGCGCGGCGCGGTCGCGCAGCTTGATGTTGTCGGCCATGAGGTTGACCATGTAGCCGTCATGCACGTGGCCGAGATGGACGGCGGTCAAGGTCGACAGCATGTTGAGCGCGATCTTCTGGGCGGTGCCAGCACCCATGCGCGTCGAGCCGGCGATCACTTCCGGTGGCGTTTCGAGCAGGATGGCGGTTCCAGCCTGCTGGAGCAGGGCCGAATTCCGGTTGTTGGCGATGCCGATGGTGGCCGCTCCGCGGCGGGCCGCTTCCTGGAGGGCGTGCACGGCATAGGGTGTCGTGCCGCTGGCCGAAACGGCGATCAGGCAGTCGCCCTTGCCGATGCCCGCACTGGCGACCGCCGCAGCGGCCTCCTCGGTGTCGTCCTCGGGTCCACCGGCCAGCGTGTGGAAAGCCTCGTCTCCGCCGGCGATCAGGATGGCGATACGGTCGCGTTCTATGCCGAAGGTGCCGGGCAATTCCAACGCATCGGCCAGCGCCATCAGGCCGGAACTGCCGGCCGCGGCATAGGCAAGCCTGCCGCCGCCATTCAGCCTGTCGGCGATGATCTCGGCTGCCTTGGCGATGGACGGAATGGCGTTGCGGACGGCCTTGGCGGCCTCGACCTGCGCATCGGCCAGCGAAGCAAGGATGGCTTCCGGGGCCTGGATATCCAGCCCCTCGGCATTCCTGTGAAGCGCTTCGGTGCGCGTTTCGGCCATCCCGGGTCCTCCAATACCAGAACAATACCAAAAAAATACCACTTGTCCACAAGCATTAACGAATTCGCAGCCTGGAAATCGCTGAGCCGGCGAAATGCCCAGGATTTTCAATAAAATACACCTTAATCTTTTTGAAACGGAAATTAACCCTTGGCTATTGGTATTTTATTGGTATTATCCGGCCGGAGGAGAAATCACGTGAATTTCGTGCTCGGTATCGATGGCGGTGGCACCAGCTGCAGGGCCGCCCTGGCAAATGCGGACGGCATGGTCCTCGGCCGTGCCAAAAGCGGCGCCGCCAACATCCGCACCGATCTTACCGGCGCCCGGTCGAACATCGTCGAGGCGGCGCGGCAGGCGTTCATCGCCGCCGGGCAGGACCCGGAGTTGATCCCGCAGACACCGGCCATTCTGGGCCTTGCCGGCGCCAATGTCGGCACCTACCGGCAGCAGCTCGAAGCGGTTCTGCCGTTCAGCGTCAGCCGCGTCGAGACCGATGCCGAGATCGCGCTGGAAGGCGCCGTCGGATCAGGCGACGGCGCCATGGCGATCCTCGGCACCGGCACCGCCTACATGGCGCGCAAACAAGGCAAGTCGCGCGCCATCGGCGGCTGGGGATTCCAGGTCGGCGACCAGGGCAGCGGCGCGCGCATCGGCCGCGACCTGCTCGAACAGACGCTGCTTGCCTATGACGGCGTGCGCGAGGGTTCGCCGCTGACCGA harbors:
- a CDS encoding ABC transporter substrate-binding protein, whose protein sequence is MTTKLLTALLLGTSILGSAGLAHAADVTLNIESWRGDDLAIWKDKLIPAFEAKNPGIKVVFAPSAPTEYDAALGAKLAAGSAGDLITCRPFDKSLELFKKGNLADLSALPGMENFSPVAKSAWQTDDGKASFCVPMASVIHGFIYNKDAFDKLGIKVPQTRDEFFAALDKIKADGTYIPMAMGTKDLWEAATMGYQNIGPNYWKGEDGRAALIKGDQKLTDKDWVAPYEELAKWKPYLGDGFEAQTYPDSQNLFTLGRAAIYPAGSWEIGLFNTQAQFKMGAFPPPVEKAGDTCYISDHTDIGMGLNAASKNADAAKTFLSWVASPDFATIYANALPGFFSLNSAPVKMEDPLAQEFVSWRGKCKSTIRSTYQILSRGTPNLENETWVESANVINGTDTPEAAAKKLQTGLDSWYKPAK
- a CDS encoding N-acetylmuramic acid 6-phosphate etherase, with protein sequence MAETRTEALHRNAEGLDIQAPEAILASLADAQVEAAKAVRNAIPSIAKAAEIIADRLNGGGRLAYAAAGSSGLMALADALELPGTFGIERDRIAILIAGGDEAFHTLAGGPEDDTEEAAAAVASAGIGKGDCLIAVSASGTTPYAVHALQEAARRGAATIGIANNRNSALLQQAGTAILLETPPEVIAGSTRMGAGTAQKIALNMLSTLTAVHLGHVHDGYMVNLMADNIKLRDRAARIVAAVSGRGRDEAAQLLEKSGGAVKTAILLAAGADNADAARKILEGTGQKLRPALSALEHDPEKWNPLFGKDRARTKK
- a CDS encoding N-acetylglucosamine kinase, with translation MNFVLGIDGGGTSCRAALANADGMVLGRAKSGAANIRTDLTGARSNIVEAARQAFIAAGQDPELIPQTPAILGLAGANVGTYRQQLEAVLPFSVSRVETDAEIALEGAVGSGDGAMAILGTGTAYMARKQGKSRAIGGWGFQVGDQGSGARIGRDLLEQTLLAYDGVREGSPLTDSMMAVFRNNPEDVVEFTTNAKPGDFGGFAPKVFEHAEKGDSVANWILDRAVADVEASLGALDLAEGAPLCLLGGLAPLYAPRLSARYRALLKPPLDGALGGAVQMAVRLFAGHAGPAR